In the genome of Mucisphaera calidilacus, one region contains:
- a CDS encoding GbsR/MarR family transcriptional regulator — protein MDLTPATQRFILHWGEMGTRWGINRTVAQIHALLFVAQEPLPAEEIAATLRVARSNVSNSLRELQGWDVVKTVHVMGDRRDHFVAVRDVWEMALAIMDERKKRELDPTLETLRECVAEARVTGQESEHTQQQLEELLGMVESLDDWYARVRNLPRGVRRLVMMGDQVSRWLAPAGSERIGGSS, from the coding sequence TTGGACCTCACGCCCGCCACACAACGCTTTATCCTCCACTGGGGCGAGATGGGCACGCGCTGGGGGATCAACCGGACGGTCGCCCAGATCCACGCGCTGCTCTTCGTCGCTCAGGAACCCCTGCCTGCCGAGGAGATCGCGGCGACACTCAGGGTCGCTCGGTCCAACGTCTCCAACAGCCTGCGCGAGCTGCAGGGCTGGGACGTGGTCAAAACGGTTCACGTCATGGGTGATCGCCGCGACCATTTCGTCGCCGTCCGCGACGTCTGGGAGATGGCGCTGGCGATCATGGACGAGCGTAAAAAGCGCGAGCTCGACCCCACGCTCGAGACCCTCAGGGAGTGCGTCGCGGAGGCCCGTGTGACCGGTCAGGAGAGCGAGCACACGCAGCAGCAACTCGAGGAGCTTCTGGGGATGGTCGAATCGCTCGACGACTGGTACGCCCGTGTCCGCAACCTGCCGCGTGGCGTCAGACGCCTGGTCATGATGGGCGATCAGGTCAGCCGCTGGCTCGCACCGGCCGGCTCCGAACGGATCGGAGGCTCGTCATGA
- a CDS encoding YicC/YloC family endoribonuclease — protein sequence MIRSMTGFGGASREADGVHYAVEIRSVNNRYFKAVIRLPEELASLEAEVETLLRKRFSRGSLTVSIQHRISEGRATSRINDEALLEYIRHLETLRGKVEGLGVQVDLTQLLSLPGVLRPSEIEEQLVERSRPVIAELLAESSENLEQMRTTEGQALARELRELRAQILEQLTVIRERAPLVVNEYHERLKSRVAQLLARAELDIAQVDLLREVAVYADRIDITEEIARILGHMDQFERILDQPGGEPAGRRLDFLAQELLREANTIGSKANDTDISRAVVEIKSGIDRIKEQVQNVE from the coding sequence ATGATTCGATCAATGACCGGATTTGGTGGCGCGTCGCGTGAAGCCGATGGCGTGCATTACGCGGTCGAGATCCGGAGCGTCAACAACCGGTATTTCAAGGCGGTCATCCGCCTGCCGGAGGAACTGGCCTCGCTGGAGGCCGAGGTGGAGACGCTGCTGCGCAAGCGTTTCTCACGCGGCTCGCTGACGGTCTCGATCCAGCACCGCATCAGCGAGGGCCGGGCGACATCACGGATCAACGACGAGGCCCTGCTCGAGTACATACGCCACCTGGAGACGCTCCGCGGCAAGGTGGAGGGCCTTGGCGTTCAGGTTGATCTGACGCAGCTGTTGTCGCTGCCGGGCGTGCTTCGTCCCTCGGAGATCGAGGAGCAGCTGGTCGAGCGGTCGCGTCCGGTGATCGCGGAACTGCTGGCCGAGTCGAGTGAGAACCTCGAACAGATGCGTACCACGGAGGGGCAGGCGCTCGCACGCGAACTGCGGGAGCTGCGTGCCCAGATCCTCGAGCAGCTGACGGTGATCCGTGAGCGTGCCCCGCTGGTCGTCAACGAGTATCACGAGCGGCTCAAGAGCCGCGTGGCGCAGCTGCTGGCTCGGGCGGAGCTGGATATCGCGCAGGTCGATCTGCTGCGTGAGGTCGCGGTCTACGCCGACCGCATCGACATCACCGAGGAGATCGCCCGCATCCTGGGCCACATGGACCAGTTCGAGCGGATTCTCGATCAGCCCGGCGGGGAGCCGGCGGGCCGAAGGCTCGATTTCCTCGCTCAGGAACTGCTGCGCGAGGCCAACACGATCGGGAGCAAGGCGAACGACACCGACATCAGCCGTGCGGTCGTGGAGATCAAGTCGGGCATCGATCGCATCAAGGAACAGGTGCAGAACGTGGAGTGA